In Embleya scabrispora, the DNA window TGTCGATGAAGTCCTCGATGTCGGGGTGGTCGACGTCGAGGACGACCATCTTGGCCGCGCGGCGGGTGGCGCCGCCCGACTTGATCGTTCCGGCGGAGGCGTCGGCGCCGCGCATGAAGGAGACCGGGCCCGAGGCGTTGCCGCCCGAGGTGAGCAGTTCCTTGCTGGAGCGGATCCGGGACAGGTTCAGGCCGGCGCCCGAACCGCCCTTGAAGATCAGGCCCTCTTCCTTGTACCAGTCCAGGATCGAGTCCATCGAGTCGTCGACCGACAGGATGAAGCACGCGCTGACCTGCTGCTTCTGCGCGGTGCCGACGTTGAACCAGACCGGCGAGTTGAAGCTGAAGATCTGGTGCAGGAGGGCGTACGCCAACTCGTGCTCGAAGATCTCCGCGTCGGCGGGCCCGGCGAAGTAGCCGTTCTCCTCGCCCGACTTGCGGTAGGTCTTCACGACCCGGTCGATCAGCTGCTTCAGGCTCCACTCGCGCTGCGGCGTGCCCACCGCACCGCGGAAGTACTTGCTCGTGACGATGTTGACCGCGTTCACCGACCAGGAGTCGGGGAACTCGACGCCGCGCTGTTCGAAGTTGATCGAGCCGTCGCGCCAGTTGGTCATGACGACGTCACGACGCTCCCAGACCACCTCGTCGTACGGGTGGACGCCGGGGGTCGTGTACACGCGCTCGATCCGCAGGCCCTTGCCGGGTCGTGACCGACCGGCACCGCGTGCTGAGCCGCTCGTCGTCTCTGTCATGCCGTCTCCTCTTTTGAACAACGCCGTGGGCAGGCCGGGGCATCCCGATGGGAGGACCCGGATGACCGGTCGGGTGGTCCGTCGTTCCTGTACTACCGACGTGTACTACCGAATGAAAATGTGAATGACCCGCGCGTGGGCGGCCCGCTCGTGGGCGACCCGTGCTCAGTCCGCGGCGGGGGCGTCCGCCGCGTTCGCGGGCACCTCGGGCCCGATCGGCTCCGCGCGACCGGCGCGCAGCAGCGCGACCTCGGCCTCGAAGTCCTCCAGGGACTCGAAGGCCCGGTATACGGACGCGAACCGCAGGTAGGCGACCTCGTCGAGCTCACGGAGCGGGCCCAATATGGTCAGGCCCACGTCGTGGGTGGTCAACTCGGCGCACCCGGTGGCCCGCACCGCCTCCTCGACCCGCTGGCCTAGCAGGGCCAGCGCGTCACCGGTGACCGGGCGGCCCTGGCACGCCTTGCGCACACCGGCGATGACCTTGTCCCGGCTGAACGGCTCGGTGACGCCGCTGCGCTTGATCACCGTGAGCGAGGCGGTCTCGATCGTGGTGAAGCGTCGTCCGCAGTCGGGGCACGAGCGACGGCGCCGGATGGCGGCCCCGTCGTCGGTGGTCCGGCTGTCCACGACGCGGCTGTCCGCTCGCCGACAGAAGGGGCAGTGCATGCCGTTCCCTCTCCCCCTCGTTCAGACGCAGGTCCTGCGTGGTGCTCGTGCGCGTCGCGCGCCAAGCGAAACGTGCCCTGGTGGTGCCGCGGGTTGCCGCGCCCTCGCCCCGAGGGCCCACGCCTGGGGGCCCGTCCGGTGCGGTCCGGGAATGCTCCGGGAACATAGTATATACGGCAACCACAACTTGTGGGCTTCTGCAACGCCCTCGACCACAAGATGTAGTGGCTACGGTAGACCGCGACCCGAGGCGCTGCAAGCCGACTCGCAGACGCTCGGAGAGCCCGTGGTGACCTCTCGTCATCCCCGCAGGTCACCGCCCGAGGAGTCGCCGAAATTAACCCGACCGGCCGCGTGTCGCGGCACACGAGCGACGCATGCGACATATCGGGCGTCGCCCCTGTAGGCAATTCCCGAACGGAATTCGAATGTATGTACGATTACTACAGCGGGAACCGAATGATCGCCACCGG includes these proteins:
- the nrdR gene encoding transcriptional regulator NrdR, translating into MHCPFCRRADSRVVDSRTTDDGAAIRRRRSCPDCGRRFTTIETASLTVIKRSGVTEPFSRDKVIAGVRKACQGRPVTGDALALLGQRVEEAVRATGCAELTTHDVGLTILGPLRELDEVAYLRFASVYRAFESLEDFEAEVALLRAGRAEPIGPEVPANAADAPAAD